Below is a genomic region from candidate division WOR-3 bacterium.
GACATCTGAGACCTGGGCATCAAAGCCCAATTCGTAGGCAATGGTCTTTTCCGCACCCATATCCGGGTTGCCCACAATGATGTTGCCCCTGCCACGGAGTTCTGCCGCTGATCTGCCGCCGTATTCGTAGAGGTTGGCAAAGACCGGGTTTTTGAAGAAGTGGCCGTAGGAGAAGCGGAATTTGATCCGCTCGGTAATCGGATAGGAAATCCCCAGCCTTGGTGAAAGACGGTATTTGGGCGCAACCGGGAGGAAGCTGTCTGAAATCTCCGGGACCGAACCCAATGACTCGGGAAATGCCCGCACCTTTGCCTTGGCATCAAGGTAGTCAAACCGCACACCCGCACGCACGACCAAATCCTCAAAATCTGCCCGGTCCTGGACATATGCCGCAGCAACTAAGGGTTTGTAGTTGTACGCATCCCAGAAGGGGTTCTGGTCCCAGGGTAGGGAGTTGTTATACATTGAGACCGAGTACTGGGTGATGTCAATACCGGTCTTGACCTCGTGGATTTTGGAGATGGTCTTTGTGAGGTCAAATTTGAACAGGGCATGGTTGGTCGCACGGTAGTGCCAGGTGCGGTTGTCACCCTCGGTCACAAATAGACCCGCAACACCATAGGGGTTGTCAATTAAAGCATAAGCCTGCATAAAGTTCTTTTTCTGCGCCTTGTGGGCATAAACGGTATCACCAGTCGGTGAGAGCCAGTATGAGCGCCAGAGCTGGAGGACCGCCTCCTTTTTGCTTAAACCCTCAGGGTTGTTAAAGACCCAGTCCTCTGCCCTGAAGATGTAGCGGTCCCAGATGCCGGTCTTGCGCAGGAATCCCCAGAATCCGGTGGTATCCGCCGCCTCGGCATCAAAGTTGCGCACCGTGCGGATGAGTGAGGTTGAGAAGAGCCCGAACTTCGCCTCGTAAACCGTGGTCGGGGAAAGCATATGGTTTAAGGTGAAGTTGCCCTTATAGGAGCGCACCCGGTTGGCATAAAGCCCTTTTTGCCAGAACTTGTAACTGTTGGCAAACGCCTGCCACTGGTAGTTGGAGTGATAGGCATCAACCGTGAGTTTCATCCCCTCTTTGGTCAAAAAGAACTCCTTGGGCATCTGCAGGGTCAACTTGCCCTCAGCCGCATATTCACCTCTTGGCTGACTCACCTTGTAAAGGCAGTTCCGGTCGTCATCGGTCTTGAAATACTCGGTGGAGATGAAGTAACGGAGCCGATTCCAGAAGGTCGGGCCACCAAGGGAAAATGTGAGACGGTTATAACCGAAGTTTAAGTCCGGGTTGGGGAAAACCTCGTCGGTGAGATAGCCCAACTTGCCCGAGGTCCTTGCCCCACCCTCCTTGGTAACCGCCTTGATAATCCCGGACATCGCCGAGCCGTATTCAGCATCAAAACCACCAGTAACCACAACCACCGAAGCCAAAGCATCGCTGGTCGGCTTCGGGCTTGACCAGAGGGTGCCGACGACCGCATCCTGCGCCGCCACACCGTCAACTAAGTAGGCAACATCATCGTATCTCCCCCCACGGATATGGGTCCAGCCCCTACCCGCGGTCTGGGTCACCCCCGCCTGCATTCCGACCAGTTCTGACAGTTGCACAACCGGAAGCCGCTTGAACTCCTCGTCGGTGATCACCCGCTCAACCGTGACCTGGCCTCGGTTCACCAAAGGTCTCTCTGCCTTCACCTCTACCGTTCCCACCTCAATTGCGGTCTGGGTTAACTGAAAATCAATCACCGTCACATTATCCTGCACCACCAAGACATCGGTCACAGTCATCTCATTATAACCAACATAAGAAGCGGTGAGTTTGTATCTGCCCGGGGGCACATTGATAATCTCATACTCGCCGTTGGCATCCGTGGCCGCACCCAACTCGGTCCCAACAACAACGATGTTCACCCCGACTAAGGGCTCACGGGTCCTCTTGTCCGTAACCTTGCCCCGAATTCTGCCCACAACGCCGGCAAATGCGCTGCTGACCAAAAGAAGGGAAAACAAGAGACCCAAGAAAACTTTCTTCATTGTCCGCCTCCTTTGACATTAATTGGAATTCCCCAGATGGTGGCGTTCAGCTCGCCACCCGCCTCATAAATTACCGCAAACGGTATCCGCTCAATATAAAGCCGCTGAACACCATCCTGGGTAAATCCTATTCTGTTCGCCGTCAATAACCGGAAGCGCCTGCCGCCAAATGAGA
It encodes:
- a CDS encoding TonB-dependent receptor gives rise to the protein MKKVFLGLLFSLLLVSSAFAGVVGRIRGKVTDKRTREPLVGVNIVVVGTELGAATDANGEYEIINVPPGRYKLTASYVGYNEMTVTDVLVVQDNVTVIDFQLTQTAIEVGTVEVKAERPLVNRGQVTVERVITDEEFKRLPVVQLSELVGMQAGVTQTAGRGWTHIRGGRYDDVAYLVDGVAAQDAVVGTLWSSPKPTSDALASVVVVTGGFDAEYGSAMSGIIKAVTKEGGARTSGKLGYLTDEVFPNPDLNFGYNRLTFSLGGPTFWNRLRYFISTEYFKTDDDRNCLYKVSQPRGEYAAEGKLTLQMPKEFFLTKEGMKLTVDAYHSNYQWQAFANSYKFWQKGLYANRVRSYKGNFTLNHMLSPTTVYEAKFGLFSTSLIRTVRNFDAEAADTTGFWGFLRKTGIWDRYIFRAEDWVFNNPEGLSKKEAVLQLWRSYWLSPTGDTVYAHKAQKKNFMQAYALIDNPYGVAGLFVTEGDNRTWHYRATNHALFKFDLTKTISKIHEVKTGIDITQYSVSMYNNSLPWDQNPFWDAYNYKPLVAAAYVQDRADFEDLVVRAGVRFDYLDAKAKVRAFPESLGSVPEISDSFLPVAPKYRLSPRLGISYPITERIKFRFSYGHFFKNPVFANLYEYGGRSAAELRGRGNIIVGNPDMGAEKTIAYELGFDAQVSDVFAFDLTAFYKDVFDLSGVRVVPALPQPYTMYYNVEYARIQGFEATMTKALSDYWNGQLGYTFQIAKGTASTATDQYQRETPLQVDYYLDQDQRHSLHASLGVMFPSDFLKQGSPFLSAVLRDFNASVVANYASGLPYTPTDIRGNRTGPENSARMPSNFTMDARLGKDIKLGGLNLTLSCDITNLLNAKVVTSVYSATGKPDFDGRIITPQELSSGFRFGDPYYHPARDYNHDGYLTQMEIYNSYMRAREDYIKAPTYYGPSRKIRFGISLSF